The proteins below are encoded in one region of Corvus hawaiiensis isolate bCorHaw1 chromosome 3, bCorHaw1.pri.cur, whole genome shotgun sequence:
- the JAG1 gene encoding protein jagged-1: MRAPRRAAAAACSILTLLLALRAEVTLASGQFELEILSMQNVNGELQNGNCCDGTRNPGDKKCTKDECDTYFKVCLKEYQSRVTAGGPCSFGSKSTPVIGGNTFNLKYSRNNEKNRIVIPFSFAWPRSYTLLVEAWDYNDNSTNPDRIIEKASHSGMINPSRQWQTLKHSAGVAHFEYQIRVTCAEHYYGFGCNKFCRPRDDFFTHHTCDQNGNKTCLEGWMGPECNKAICRQGCSPKHGSCTIPGDCRCQYGWQGHYCDQCIPHPGCVHGTCIEPWQCLCETNWGGQLCDKDLNYCGTHPPCLNGGTCSNTGPDKYQCSCPEGYSGQNCEIAEHACLSDPCHNGGSCLETSTGFECVCAPGWAGPTCTDNIDDCSPNPCGHGGTCQDLVDGFKCICPPQWTGKTCQLDANECEGKPCVNANSCRNLIGSYYCDCITGWSGHNCDININDCRGQCQNGGSCRDLVNGYRCICPPGYAGDHCEKDINECASNPCMNGGHCQDEINGFQCLCPAGFSGNLCQLDIDYCEPNPCQNGAQCFNLAMDYFCNCPEDYEGKNCSHLKDHCRTTPCEVIDSCTVAVASNSTPEGVRYISSNVCGPHGKCKSQAGGKFTCECNKGFTGTYCHENINDCESNPCKNGGTCIDGINSYKCICSDGWEGTYCETNINDCSKNPCHNGGTCRDLVNDFFCECKNGWKGKTCHSRDSQCDEATCNNGGTCYDEGDTFKCMCPAGWEGATCNIARNSSCLPNPCHNGGTCVVSGDSFTCVCKEGWEGPTCTQNTNDCSPHPCYNSGTCVDGENWYRCECAPGFAGPDCRININECQSSPCAFGATCVDEINGYRCICPPGRSGPGCQEVTGRPCITSVRVMPDGTKWDDDCNTCQCLNGKVTCSKVWCGPRPCVLHGKGPSECLAGHTCVPVRDDHCFTHPCAAVGECWPPNQQPVRTKCNSDSYYQDNCANITFTFNKEMMAPGLTTEHVCSELRNLNILKNVSVEYSIYITCEPSHLANNEIHVAISAEDTGEDENPIKDITDKIIDLVSKRDGNNTLIAAVAEVRVQRRPTKNKTDFLVPLLSSVLTVAWICCLVTVFYWCIQKRRKQSSHTHTASDDNTTNNVREQLNQIKNPIEKHGANTVPIKDYENKNSKIAKIRTHNSEVEEDDMDKHQQKARFAKQPAYTLVDRDEKPPNSTPTKHPNWTNKQDNRDLESAQSLNRMEYIV, from the exons atgCGTGCGCCCCGGCGGGCAGCCGCGGCGGCGTGCTCCATCCTCACCCTGCTCCTGGCGCTGCGGGCCGAG GTGACTTTAGCGTCGGGACAGTTCGAGTTGGAGATCTTATCCATGCAAAATGTGAATGGTGAACTGCAAAATGGAAATTGCTGCGATGGCACCCGAAACCCAGGAGATAAAAAATGCACCAAAGACGAGTGTGACACCTATTTTAAAGTTTGCCTGAAGGAGTATCAATCGCGGGTCACTGCTGGGGGTCCTTGCAGCTTCGGATCCAAATCCACTCCTGTCATCGGTGGAAATACCTTCAATTTAAAGTACAGCCGGAATAATGAAAAGAACCGGATCGTTATCCCTTTCAGCTTCGCCTGGCCG AGATCCTACACACTGCTTGTTGAGGCGTGGGATTACAATGATAACTCCACGA ACCCCGATCGCATTATTGAGAAGGCTTCCCACTCCGGCATGATCAATCCCAGCCGCCAGTGGCAGACTCTGAAACACAGTGCAGGGGTTGCCCACTTTGAGTACCAAATCCGTGTGACCTGTGCAGAACATTACTACGGCTTTGGCTGCAACAAGTTCTGTCGACCGAGAGATGACTTCTTCACTCACCACACCTGTGACCAGAACGGCAACAAGACCTGCTTGGAAGGCTGGATGGGACCAGAGTGCAACAAAG CTATTTGTCGTCAGGGATGTAGCCCCAAGCATGGTTCTTGCACAATTCCAGGAGACTGCAG GTGTCAGTATGGATGGCAAGGCCACTACTGTGATCAGTGCATTCCGCACCCGGGATGTGTCCATGGCACTTGCATTGAACCATGGCAGTGCCTCTGTGAAACCAACTGGGGTGGTCAGCTCTGTGACAAAG ATCTGAACTACTGTGGAACCCATCCACCCTGTTTGAATGGTGGTACCTGCAGCAACACTGGCCCTGACAAATACCAATGTTCCTGCCCTGAGGGCTACTCAGGACAGAACTGTGAAATTG CGGAGCACGCCTGCCTGTCTGACCCTTGTCACAACGGGGGAAGCTGCCTCGAGACATCCACGGGATTTGAATGTGTGTGCgctcctggctgggctggaccAACTTGCACTGACA ATATTGATGATTGTTCTCCAAATCCCTGTGGTCATGGGGGAACTTGCCAAGATCTAGTTGATGGATTTAAGTGTATTTGCCCACCTCAGTGGACTGGCAAAACGTGCCAGCTAG ATGCGAATGAATGTGAGGGCAAGCCCTGTGTCAATGCCAACTCCTGCAGGAACCTGATCGGCAGCTACTACTGTGACTGCATTACTGGCTGGTCTGGCCACAACTGTGATATAA ATATTAACGACTGTCGTGGACAATGTCAGAATGGAGGATCCTGTCGG GACTTGGTTAATGGTTATCGGTGTATCTGTCCACCTGGCTATGCAGGAGATCACTGTGAGAAAGACATCAATGAATGTGCAAGTAACCCTTGCATGAATGGGGGTCATTGCCAGGATGAAATCAATGGATTCCAATGTCTGTGTCCTGCTGGTTTCTCAGGAAACCTCTGTCAG CTGGACATAGATTATTGTGAGCCAAATCCATGCCAGAACGGTGCCCAGTGCTTCAATCTTGCCATGGACTATTTCTGTAACTGCCCTGAGGATTACGAAGGGAAGAACTGCTCCCACCTGAAGGATCACTGCCGCACCACTCCTTGCGAAG taATTGACAGTTGCACCGTGGCAGTGGCTTCCAACAGCACACCCGAGGGGGTTCGCTACATCTCTTCCAATGTCTGTGGTCCTCACGGGAAGTGCAAGAGCCAAGCGGGTGGGAAATTCACCTGTGAATGCAACAAAGGATTCACTGGCACCTACTGTCATGAGA ATATCAATGACTGTGAGAGCAACCCCTGTAAAAATGGTGGCACTTGCATTGATGGCATCAACTCCTACAAATGTATTTGTAGCGATGGATGGGAAGGAACGTATTGTGAAACGA ATATTAATGACTGCAGTAAAAACCCTTGCCACAACGGAGGAACTTGCCGAGACTTGGTCAACGACTTCTTCTGTGAATGTAAAAATgggtggaaaggaaaaacttgCCACTCCC GTGACAGCCAGTGTGATGAGGCGACGTGCAACAACGGGGGGACGTGCTATGACGAGGGGGACACTTTCAAGTGCATGTGTCCTGCGGGATGGGAAGGAGCTACTTGTAACATAG CGAGGaacagcagctgcctgccaAACCCCTGTCACAACGGTGGTACCTGTGTAGTCAGCGGGGACTCTTTCACTTGTGTCTGCAaggagggctgggaaggacCCACATGTACCCAGA ACACAAACGACTGCAGTCCTCATCCTTG TTACAACAGTGGCACTTGTGTGGATGGAGAGAACTGGTACCGCTGTGAGTGTGCTCCAGGCTTCGCCGGGCCCGACTGCAGGATCA ATATCAACGAATGCCAGTCCTCGCCCTGTGCCTTTGGAGCCACCTGTGTAGATGAAATTAACGGGTACCGTTGCATTTGCCCCCCGGGTCGCAGTGGTCCAGGATGCCAAGAAG TTACAGGAAGGCCTTGCATTACCAGTGTTCGGGTAATGCCAGATGGGACTAAGTGGGATGACGACTGCAATACCTGTCAGTGTCTGAATGGAAAAGTCACCTGTTCTAAG GTTTGGTGTGGCCCTCGGCCTTGTGTCCTGCATGGCAAAGGCCCCAGCGAGTGCCTCGCTGGCCACACCTGTGTCCCTGTGCGGGATGACCACTGCTTCACCCACCCGTGTGCTGCCGTGGGGGAATGCTGGCCCCCCAACCAGCAGCCTGTGAGGACCAAATGCAACTCGGATTCCTACTACCAGGACAACTGTGCCAACATCACCTTCACCTTTAACAAAGAGATGATGGCCCCA GGCCTTACCACAGAACATGTTTGCAGTGAATTGAGGAATCTGAATATTCTGAAGAATGTTTCTGTTGAATATTCCATCTATATTACCTGTGAACCTTCCCACTTGGCAAATAATGAAATCCATGTTGCTATT TCTGCAGAAGATACTGGGGAAGATGAAAACCCGATTAAAGACATCACGGATAAGATCATCGACCTCGTCAGTAAGCGCGATGGGAACAACACCCTCATCGCTGCCGTTGCCGAAGTCAGGGTGCAGCGGCGGCCGACCAAGAACAAAACAG ATTTCCTTGTGCCCTTGCTGAGCTCAGTCCTAACAGTAGCCTGGATCTGTTGCCTGGTCACTGTGTTTTACTGGTGCATCCAAAAGCGCCGAAAGCAGAGCAGCCACACCCACACAGCCTCTGACGACAACACCACCAACAACGTAAGGGAGCAGCTGAATCAGATCAAAAACCCCATTGAGAAACACGGAGCAAATACTGTCCCCATTAAAGactatgaaaacaaaaactctAAAATCGCCAAAATAAGGACACACAACTCCGAGGTGGAGGAGGACGACATGGACAAGCACCAGCAGAAGGCCCGATTTGCCAAGCAGCCAGCCTACACTTTGGTAGACAGAGATGAAAAGCCCCCCAACAGCACCCCTACAAAACACCCAAACTGGACAAATAAACAGGACAACAGAGACTTGGAAAGTGCACAAAGCCTAAATCGGATGGAGTACATCGTATAG